From the Paenibacillus sp. FSL H8-0548 genome, one window contains:
- a CDS encoding extracellular solute-binding protein, protein MRRLKKLGAMTLVLALSIGLLIGCGGNNASGNNGSTVADNAGNTGEGSTTDSQPVKKIRFFTKGNENNADYRVMKSLIDQYRKEVNPNFEVEIESIPNDTQYFQKLRTYIAGNQLPDFFKIPNGVLSENLAKQGRLVDMKATLEEFGMFDKFNKAAIDFLSFGDGSLYLYPEGKFGEAFWYYKKPFEENNIKVPTNFDEFVQASAKLKEAGYTPIAVSGKEMWQMVRYLSFIPLRLTHTEFINTLKTGDETFTGEIGMKAANLLYTLGKEGYFQKGFSSMDYTQTLNFFLGGNAVMHYNGSWELAQFKDKYDAGEIGYFFVPDVVGADNIGPKTSITAGLAYAFNAETFDAPTKDFFKFVVEHYNNAAFEVGGFLSPMNGDIPESMSQLTKDFSKDLESVDKGGVSWDDKLDPASNEVIGTAAIELALGIITPEEFAAKVDKAISQNAPEFFKDQK, encoded by the coding sequence ATGAGAAGACTGAAAAAATTAGGTGCAATGACGTTGGTGCTCGCGTTGTCGATTGGATTGTTAATAGGCTGTGGCGGTAACAATGCAAGTGGAAATAACGGAAGTACCGTTGCAGACAATGCGGGTAATACCGGTGAAGGTTCGACAACCGACAGCCAACCGGTTAAGAAAATCCGCTTTTTCACCAAAGGCAATGAAAATAATGCCGATTACCGTGTTATGAAATCGCTCATCGATCAATATCGAAAAGAAGTGAATCCGAATTTCGAGGTTGAGATTGAGTCAATTCCTAATGATACGCAATATTTCCAAAAGCTCAGAACATACATTGCAGGCAATCAGCTGCCCGATTTCTTTAAAATTCCTAATGGCGTGCTGAGTGAAAATCTAGCCAAGCAAGGTCGACTGGTTGACATGAAGGCAACGCTTGAAGAGTTTGGCATGTTCGATAAGTTCAACAAAGCCGCTATTGATTTTCTTTCCTTCGGGGACGGCAGCTTGTACCTGTATCCGGAAGGTAAGTTCGGTGAAGCTTTCTGGTATTACAAGAAACCTTTCGAAGAGAATAACATCAAGGTGCCTACCAACTTCGACGAGTTCGTTCAAGCTTCAGCAAAGCTGAAAGAAGCTGGATACACTCCAATTGCCGTATCCGGCAAGGAAATGTGGCAGATGGTACGATACCTTTCCTTTATCCCGCTTAGACTTACTCATACGGAGTTCATCAATACGTTGAAAACAGGCGATGAGACCTTTACGGGCGAAATCGGAATGAAAGCCGCCAATTTGCTGTACACGCTAGGCAAGGAAGGTTACTTCCAAAAAGGCTTCAGCAGCATGGATTACACGCAAACGCTGAACTTCTTCCTTGGAGGCAATGCCGTTATGCATTACAACGGATCTTGGGAGCTTGCGCAGTTCAAGGATAAATATGATGCGGGTGAGATTGGTTACTTCTTCGTACCCGATGTGGTCGGAGCCGATAATATCGGGCCAAAAACGTCGATCACGGCAGGTCTGGCGTATGCTTTTAATGCGGAAACCTTTGATGCGCCGACCAAAGACTTCTTCAAATTCGTAGTGGAACATTACAATAACGCTGCGTTTGAAGTTGGTGGATTCCTATCTCCGATGAACGGCGACATTCCGGAAAGCATGTCCCAACTGACTAAAGATTTCTCAAAGGATCTGGAGTCGGTGGATAAGGGCGGCGTCTCATGGGATGACAAATTGGATCCTGCCTCCAACGAAGTAATAGGTACTGCTGCTATCGAATTGGCTCTTGGCATCATTACGCCAGAAGAGTTTGCCGCGAAGGTGGACAAGGCGATCAGCCAGAACGCGCCGGAATTTTTCAAGGATCAAAAATAA